The proteins below are encoded in one region of Rhodopirellula halodulae:
- a CDS encoding sigma-70 family RNA polymerase sigma factor, which translates to MFDPMMDDFDDVSAQSTDVVTGGFRKLPVDDSEDDNAVSVADAPEGEVQLDSPDELIALDESETWSDDPVRMYLTQMGEIPLLTRREEIELAKRIEETRRRFRTKLLENHYVLVEAYKTLKKVYRGQLPFDRTVQVSVTDRLEKEQIIGRLPHNLKTLQTLLNRNRHDWKVAMSKSAPARRRAEAWRALARRRRRAVRLVEELGLRTQRIETRIGLLEKFSKRLDEIDELIRQQKRTKHGREVREQLLHERRQILTACQETPTSLRNRVKMLGTVYSDYQQAKRELSEGNLRLVVSIAKKYRNRGLSFLDLIQEGNAGLMRAVDKFEYRRGFKFCTYATWWIRQAITRAVADQSRTIRIPVHMVETMSRVRNVARQLLQELGREPSIEETARRADVTIEEARRVLTMSRFPISLDRPVGNSEDSQFGDLLPDGTAESPQIGATQEMLRQRITGVLKSLSYREREIIKLRYGLGDGYSYTLEEVGHIFKVTRERIRQIEAKAVRKLQQPSRSQDLVGFLD; encoded by the coding sequence TTGTTCGATCCGATGATGGATGATTTCGACGACGTTTCGGCTCAAAGCACCGACGTGGTCACAGGAGGATTCCGCAAGTTACCAGTCGACGACAGCGAAGATGACAACGCGGTCAGTGTTGCTGATGCGCCCGAGGGCGAAGTCCAATTGGACAGCCCCGATGAATTGATCGCGTTGGACGAATCGGAAACTTGGTCGGATGACCCTGTTCGCATGTACCTGACGCAAATGGGTGAAATCCCGTTGCTGACGCGTCGTGAAGAAATCGAATTGGCCAAACGCATCGAAGAGACTCGACGCCGCTTCCGTACGAAGTTGCTCGAGAACCACTACGTTCTGGTCGAAGCTTACAAGACGCTGAAAAAGGTCTACCGCGGACAACTGCCTTTCGACCGAACCGTCCAAGTCAGTGTGACGGACCGTTTGGAAAAAGAGCAGATCATTGGTCGTCTGCCTCACAACTTGAAGACGCTGCAAACGTTGCTCAACCGCAACCGTCACGACTGGAAAGTCGCGATGAGCAAAAGCGCCCCGGCACGTCGTCGTGCGGAAGCATGGCGTGCACTGGCTCGTCGTCGCCGCCGTGCGGTTCGCTTGGTCGAGGAACTCGGTTTGCGGACTCAACGCATCGAAACTCGAATCGGCTTGCTGGAGAAATTCTCCAAGCGACTCGACGAAATCGATGAGCTGATCCGTCAGCAAAAACGCACCAAGCACGGACGAGAAGTTCGTGAGCAGTTGCTGCACGAGCGTCGTCAGATTTTGACCGCGTGCCAAGAAACGCCAACCTCGCTTCGCAACCGCGTGAAGATGTTGGGGACCGTGTACAGCGATTACCAACAAGCCAAGCGTGAACTGAGCGAAGGAAACCTTCGTTTGGTCGTCTCGATCGCGAAAAAGTATCGCAATCGTGGACTGTCGTTCCTGGATTTGATCCAAGAAGGCAACGCGGGTTTGATGCGTGCGGTCGACAAGTTTGAATATCGTCGTGGTTTCAAATTCTGTACGTATGCGACTTGGTGGATTCGCCAAGCAATCACGCGTGCCGTTGCTGACCAAAGCCGCACGATTCGGATTCCGGTTCACATGGTCGAAACCATGAGCCGCGTTCGCAACGTTGCTCGTCAATTGTTGCAAGAACTCGGTCGCGAACCATCGATCGAAGAAACCGCTCGCCGCGCCGACGTGACCATCGAAGAAGCCCGTCGCGTGTTGACCATGAGCCGTTTCCCGATTTCGCTCGACCGTCCCGTTGGAAACAGCGAAGACAGCCAGTTTGGCGATTTGCTGCCCGACGGCACCGCAGAAAGCCCACAAATCGGTGCGACGCAAGAAATGCTTCGTCAACGAATCACGGGTGTGCTGAAGAGCCTGTCCTACCGCGAACGCGAAATCATCAAATTGCGTTACGGTTTGGGTGACGGATACAGCTACACGCTGGAAGAAGTCGGGCACATCTTCAAAGTGACCCGCGAACGGATTCGTCAGATCGAAGCCAAAGCGGTTCGCAAACTGCAGCAACCCAGCCGCAGCCAAGATTTGGTTGGTTTCCTAGACTGA
- a CDS encoding DinB family protein has product MSQTTPSPTDRPLPDLSDAIRMFEAARGQIEFARRYSLELLEATPMDRWYEMPAGASSHVAWQVGHLAVSQYGLLMFRMRGREPEDLKLIPGKFRKTYGRGGKPPESPEGQPTPQEFLDKLNRVHELSSQVLDQLDPAELLVEIEMPYAVYPCKLGAVLFCPIHEGLHAGQIGVLRRGLGLESVR; this is encoded by the coding sequence ATGAGCCAAACCACCCCTTCGCCCACCGACCGACCGCTGCCCGACCTTTCGGACGCCATCCGAATGTTCGAAGCCGCTCGGGGCCAGATCGAATTCGCCCGTCGCTATTCGTTGGAGTTGTTGGAAGCAACGCCGATGGATCGTTGGTATGAAATGCCAGCCGGCGCGTCGTCCCACGTCGCTTGGCAGGTTGGGCATCTTGCGGTCAGCCAGTACGGATTGTTGATGTTCCGAATGCGAGGTCGCGAACCCGAGGATCTGAAATTGATCCCTGGGAAATTTCGAAAGACCTACGGTCGAGGCGGCAAACCACCGGAGTCGCCCGAAGGCCAACCCACCCCGCAAGAGTTTCTGGACAAGTTGAATCGGGTGCACGAATTGTCCTCGCAGGTGTTGGATCAGCTTGATCCCGCTGAACTGCTGGTCGAGATCGAGATGCCTTACGCGGTTTATCCGTGCAAGTTGGGCGCTGTTCTGTTCTGTCCCATTCACGAAGGCTTGCATGCCGGACAGATCGGTGTGCTGCGCCGCGGTTTGGGATTGGAATCGGTTCGCTGA
- the uppS gene encoding polyprenyl diphosphate synthase, translating to MTTVPLASMNLPRHVAIIMDGNGRWAQARDLPRIEGHRRGVSTVRMVTETASELKLDAITLYCLSSENWKRPQAELDFLMQLLQQYLVEERRTIRDQNMRLRFIGRQDRLGDEVTREIAKTRAVCKGNTGTELVLAVDYGGRDELTRATRQLVSQVQSGEITADEITEERLDQTLDTAGLPEVDLMIRTGGDIRISNYLLWQISYAELYFTPKCWPEFEREDFQAALDEFGNRQRRFGGLNVGA from the coding sequence ATGACAACAGTTCCACTCGCTAGTATGAATCTTCCACGTCACGTCGCGATCATCATGGACGGCAATGGCCGTTGGGCGCAGGCTCGTGATCTGCCTCGGATTGAAGGTCATCGACGAGGGGTTTCCACCGTGCGAATGGTGACCGAGACCGCGAGCGAGTTGAAACTGGATGCGATCACGCTGTACTGCCTGTCCAGCGAGAATTGGAAACGCCCCCAGGCCGAGCTGGACTTCCTGATGCAGTTGTTGCAGCAATATCTGGTGGAAGAGCGACGTACCATTCGCGACCAAAACATGCGTTTGCGTTTCATCGGACGCCAAGATCGACTCGGTGACGAGGTGACTCGCGAAATCGCGAAAACGCGGGCGGTTTGCAAAGGCAATACCGGAACCGAGTTGGTTCTCGCCGTGGACTATGGCGGTCGCGATGAGCTGACACGAGCGACGCGGCAGCTCGTTTCGCAGGTCCAATCGGGCGAAATCACCGCCGACGAGATCACCGAAGAGCGATTGGATCAAACGTTGGACACGGCTGGTTTGCCGGAAGTCGATTTGATGATTCGCACGGGAGGCGACATCCGTATCAGCAATTACTTGCTTTGGCAGATCAGCTACGCCGAGCTGTACTTCACACCGAAATGCTGGCCTGAATTTGAGCGAGAAGACTTCCAGGCTGCTCTGGACGAATTTGGCAACCGTCAGCGTCGTTTCGGCGGCCTGAACGTTGGTGCTTGA
- a CDS encoding thiol-disulfide oxidoreductase DCC family protein, which produces MTESTLPAAETTPNCESSDRPQPDTSNPLQDPDQCPGCDVVIYDGECNFCRAAVKNLRRLDWGGKRLAYLSLHDSRVASWYPDLTREELMEQMYVVDQQNRRHGGADAVRYLSRRLPTLWLAAPILHLPGTAGIWRRLYREVAKRRYRLAGKSCDSGSCSIH; this is translated from the coding sequence ATGACTGAAAGCACACTGCCAGCCGCCGAGACGACCCCCAATTGTGAGTCGTCCGATCGCCCTCAGCCAGACACGTCCAATCCGCTTCAAGATCCGGATCAGTGTCCTGGTTGCGATGTGGTGATTTACGACGGCGAATGCAATTTCTGTCGGGCGGCAGTCAAAAATCTGCGTCGGTTGGATTGGGGCGGAAAGCGATTGGCTTATCTCTCACTGCATGATTCTCGCGTGGCCAGTTGGTACCCCGATCTGACGCGAGAAGAACTGATGGAGCAAATGTACGTGGTGGACCAGCAAAATCGGCGTCACGGCGGTGCCGACGCGGTTCGCTATCTATCCCGGCGTTTGCCGACGCTTTGGTTGGCGGCTCCTATTCTGCATCTGCCCGGAACCGCAGGAATTTGGCGACGGCTGTATCGCGAGGTTGCGAAACGCCGGTACCGATTGGCCGGCAAGTCCTGCGACTCCGGCAGCTGTTCGATTCACTGA
- a CDS encoding class I SAM-dependent methyltransferase: MEVLEESIYDHPKYYDLVFGTDVAAETQFILDCADAFLDKKPKLFFEPACGTGRLMASLERKGHATCGLDLNEKAVAFCNERLERAGFRPTAIVADMCEFTAADFRPVLGKAKTSKPTGPACVAFNTINSFRHVGSEKEARGHLQSMAGMVRPGGIYLLGVHLTPTAVPPSETESWSARRGNLAINTHMWTIDRNKKKRMERFGIRFDVHTPRRSFRINDELHLRSYTPAQMNRLIEADGQWECLATYDFAYEIAEPIAVDASTEDVVYVLRNRG; this comes from the coding sequence ATGGAAGTGTTGGAAGAATCGATCTACGACCATCCCAAGTACTACGACTTGGTCTTCGGGACCGATGTGGCGGCGGAGACGCAGTTCATCTTGGACTGCGCGGACGCCTTCCTGGACAAGAAACCCAAGCTCTTCTTTGAGCCCGCCTGTGGCACCGGTCGTTTGATGGCTTCGCTGGAGCGGAAGGGGCACGCGACGTGTGGATTGGATTTGAATGAAAAAGCCGTCGCCTTTTGCAACGAGCGTTTGGAACGCGCCGGCTTCCGGCCAACCGCGATCGTGGCGGACATGTGCGAGTTCACCGCCGCCGATTTTCGGCCGGTGCTGGGCAAGGCAAAAACATCAAAACCGACGGGGCCGGCCTGCGTCGCTTTCAACACCATCAACAGCTTTCGGCACGTCGGATCCGAAAAAGAAGCCCGCGGGCATTTGCAGAGCATGGCCGGAATGGTGCGGCCGGGCGGGATCTACTTATTGGGCGTTCACTTAACCCCGACGGCTGTGCCTCCCAGCGAGACCGAATCCTGGTCCGCACGAAGAGGCAACCTGGCCATCAACACGCACATGTGGACGATCGATCGAAACAAAAAGAAACGCATGGAGCGATTTGGAATTCGGTTCGACGTTCACACGCCACGCCGAAGTTTCCGCATCAACGATGAACTGCATTTGCGAAGCTACACGCCAGCACAAATGAATCGATTGATTGAGGCGGATGGTCAGTGGGAGTGTTTGGCAACGTACGACTTCGCTTACGAAATCGCGGAACCGATTGCCGTTGACGCGTCCACGGAAGACGTCGTCTATGTGCTGCGAAACCGCGGATGA
- a CDS encoding tetratricopeptide repeat protein, translated as MPTLAEILQQSWQVHQSGNVDAAMQMYRGVLRQVPESADAWVYLGIAQFDKRDFAGAVDSYQRAIGLRSHFPIAWNNLGNAFRMLGDVDQAEHCFDQALQQQPGYLSAIKNRGTLWIWNGEIERGLKWYEEGLAIEPQNAELHRNLGVISLLLGDYERGWNEYRWRWRMPGVGRPEIASHLQSAGGHVPVWSGQPLNGKTVLIYPEQGLGDAIHFLRVARALSKEADRVMVVCPPKLIPLFSSAVGSDGLGIERLIPDVDAHSAAMSLPAGVPVDYQGSFLEVLDGLYQRDGELYDGAELFRWTESKSHAGYLSVPESTRHYWQNSLSPLRQPAKKLIGLNWQGNPEHHADVYRSVPLEAFRSVVESESLTCVSLQFGHGTEQLDQSDLGQRIHRLPPGMDQSSGQFVDTAAVLYNLDALVTTDTAIAHLAGSLGVRTILLLGKVPDWRWLRSGESTRWYPSVEIVRQPELGSWEPCIDAVLTKLA; from the coding sequence ATGCCAACCTTGGCTGAGATCTTGCAGCAAAGCTGGCAAGTTCATCAATCAGGTAACGTGGACGCCGCGATGCAAATGTATCGCGGCGTTTTGCGTCAAGTGCCTGAGTCCGCAGATGCCTGGGTCTATCTCGGCATTGCCCAGTTCGACAAACGAGACTTCGCCGGTGCGGTGGACTCGTATCAACGTGCGATTGGTTTGCGTTCCCATTTCCCGATCGCTTGGAATAATCTCGGCAACGCATTTCGCATGCTCGGCGATGTGGATCAGGCCGAGCACTGTTTCGATCAAGCACTTCAGCAGCAGCCCGGCTATCTCTCAGCCATCAAGAACCGGGGCACACTCTGGATTTGGAACGGGGAAATCGAACGCGGTCTGAAATGGTACGAAGAAGGCCTCGCCATCGAGCCTCAGAACGCGGAACTGCATCGCAACCTCGGCGTGATCTCGCTGTTGCTGGGCGATTATGAACGTGGTTGGAACGAGTACCGTTGGCGTTGGCGAATGCCCGGCGTGGGGCGACCCGAAATCGCGTCCCATTTGCAATCGGCCGGCGGCCACGTGCCTGTATGGTCGGGGCAGCCGCTGAACGGCAAAACCGTGCTGATCTATCCCGAACAGGGACTCGGCGATGCGATTCATTTTCTGAGAGTCGCCAGGGCTTTGTCGAAAGAGGCCGACCGAGTCATGGTGGTTTGCCCGCCGAAGCTGATTCCCTTGTTTTCATCCGCGGTGGGTTCTGACGGATTGGGAATCGAACGTCTGATCCCCGATGTGGACGCTCATTCAGCAGCAATGAGTTTGCCCGCCGGTGTGCCGGTCGACTACCAAGGTTCGTTCTTGGAAGTCCTGGATGGTTTGTACCAGCGGGATGGTGAACTTTATGACGGGGCGGAACTGTTCCGGTGGACCGAGTCGAAATCGCATGCGGGGTATTTGAGCGTCCCCGAATCCACCCGGCATTATTGGCAGAACTCACTCTCTCCACTGCGGCAACCGGCCAAAAAATTGATTGGGTTGAATTGGCAGGGCAACCCAGAGCATCACGCCGATGTTTATCGCAGCGTTCCGCTGGAAGCGTTTCGCTCGGTCGTTGAGTCCGAATCGCTGACGTGTGTGAGTCTGCAATTCGGGCACGGGACGGAGCAACTTGACCAATCGGATTTGGGCCAGCGAATTCATCGTTTGCCACCCGGAATGGATCAGTCGAGCGGTCAATTCGTTGATACCGCCGCCGTGCTTTACAACTTGGATGCGTTGGTGACCACGGACACGGCGATTGCCCACTTGGCGGGATCGCTTGGTGTCCGCACGATATTGCTGCTGGGGAAAGTTCCTGATTGGCGTTGGCTTCGATCGGGCGAGTCCACGCGGTGGTATCCCAGTGTCGAAATCGTTCGCCAGCCCGAGCTTGGATCTTGGGAGCCCTGCATCGACGCGGTTCTCACGAAACTCGCATGA
- a CDS encoding serine/threonine-protein kinase, protein MPRSRLGPLAIESPLGSDPSARDARVWRAVHIKMRKAVAVRVFQMPFGGTLESRQAFAEEWDRLKKLDHPAIVKCYGGGFEESEAYLAHELVEGPTLADEIERRGRLPWESVLELAEPLIDALLYLHDRDIVHGRLTPDKVIIAGLSPVLIDVRGVDGTPPFRSGPYHVSRPPSAAQMMRSAPEAPTQNEQVTPRTDLYLFGALLYEALTGSPPITGSTVQEVTSNLRYQSPTSVASTVMECPVWMDRLVMQLLSKEPAQRPVSAAAVKLQLAEVRKRAMSRSGVAEHASSGFSPLSVTDDQDRKEARKLLGRAEVTADIDEIPDATPWHDQALVLLPILALIIGMLVWVAWPMNEGKMKAKAEQLLAEETRSSMSQARISYLEPMLAQFPDGEHAEWASEQVDRVRMIEAEHALTVKLNRNLPLQNEAERLVAEAMRYETFGDNATAVDKYQSMITVLGDEEQYKPLVNLARSRIAKISEVDTDQTEAARLISDRMKEADRLFLDGRTIAARKIWYSIVELYASNAAVEPLVATAQDRLAETSGGSAVEQLP, encoded by the coding sequence ATGCCACGCAGTCGTCTCGGTCCGCTCGCCATCGAATCCCCGTTGGGATCGGATCCATCAGCGCGAGACGCTCGGGTTTGGCGTGCGGTTCACATCAAGATGCGGAAGGCAGTCGCGGTTCGCGTGTTCCAAATGCCATTCGGCGGCACCTTGGAATCCCGCCAGGCGTTCGCAGAGGAATGGGATCGACTGAAGAAGCTCGATCACCCGGCGATCGTGAAGTGTTACGGCGGTGGGTTTGAAGAATCCGAGGCTTACCTGGCGCACGAGCTGGTCGAAGGCCCGACTTTGGCGGATGAGATCGAGCGAAGAGGCCGGCTGCCATGGGAGTCCGTGTTGGAATTGGCGGAGCCTCTGATTGATGCGTTGTTGTACCTGCATGATCGCGACATCGTGCATGGGCGTCTGACGCCGGACAAAGTCATCATTGCCGGGTTGAGCCCGGTATTGATTGATGTGCGAGGCGTCGACGGCACACCTCCGTTTCGCAGCGGCCCCTACCACGTTTCCCGCCCTCCTTCGGCGGCGCAGATGATGCGTTCCGCACCGGAAGCACCAACGCAAAACGAACAAGTCACTCCGCGAACCGATTTGTATTTGTTCGGTGCGTTGTTGTACGAAGCGTTGACTGGATCGCCACCGATCACCGGATCGACCGTGCAGGAAGTCACCAGCAACTTGAGATATCAATCGCCCACTTCCGTTGCCTCGACGGTGATGGAATGTCCGGTGTGGATGGACCGGTTGGTGATGCAGTTGCTGAGCAAAGAGCCCGCACAACGTCCGGTTTCCGCCGCAGCGGTCAAGCTGCAATTGGCGGAAGTTCGCAAACGCGCGATGTCACGCAGCGGCGTTGCCGAGCACGCATCCAGCGGGTTCAGTCCGCTGTCAGTGACCGACGATCAAGATCGAAAAGAAGCTCGCAAGTTGCTTGGGCGAGCTGAGGTCACGGCGGACATTGACGAGATCCCCGATGCGACGCCGTGGCACGACCAAGCGTTGGTGTTGCTGCCAATCTTGGCACTGATCATCGGAATGTTGGTCTGGGTGGCGTGGCCGATGAATGAAGGCAAGATGAAAGCGAAAGCCGAACAGTTGCTGGCGGAAGAGACCCGTTCCTCCATGTCTCAGGCTCGCATCAGCTACCTGGAACCCATGTTGGCGCAGTTTCCTGATGGCGAGCACGCGGAATGGGCGTCCGAGCAAGTTGACCGCGTGCGAATGATCGAAGCGGAGCATGCGTTGACGGTGAAGCTGAATCGCAACCTGCCGCTGCAGAATGAGGCGGAGCGTTTGGTGGCGGAAGCCATGCGGTACGAGACCTTTGGTGACAACGCGACAGCGGTCGACAAGTATCAATCCATGATCACGGTGCTGGGAGACGAAGAACAATACAAACCGTTGGTGAACTTGGCTCGCAGCCGAATCGCGAAAATCTCGGAGGTGGATACCGATCAGACGGAAGCTGCTCGATTGATCAGCGATCGCATGAAAGAAGCTGATCGCCTGTTCTTGGATGGCCGAACGATCGCCGCACGAAAAATCTGGTACAGCATCGTTGAGTTGTACGCATCCAACGCCGCGGTGGAGCCTTTGGTGGCCACGGCTCAAGATCGTTTGGCGGAGACATCAGGCGGATCCGCCGTGGAGCAATTGCCGTAA